The Neofelis nebulosa isolate mNeoNeb1 chromosome X, mNeoNeb1.pri, whole genome shotgun sequence genome has a segment encoding these proteins:
- the RAB9A gene encoding ras-related protein Rab-9A isoform X1, translating to MVIALEERKGRSLRKPLAQDESHRRNRHCASRGPFEVVTDTCLLRSPPASNTRWQGLKVLKSKILRVIMAGKSSLFKVILLGDGGVGKSSLMNRYVTNKFDTQLFHTIGVEFLNKDLEVDGHFVTMQIWDTAGQERFRSLRTPFYRGSDCCLLTFSVDDSQSFQNLSNWKKEFIYYADVKEPESFPFVILGNKIDISERQVSTEEAQAWCKDNGDYPYFETSAKDATNVAAAFEEAVRRVLATEDRSDHLIQTDTVSLHRKPKPSSSCC from the exons ATGGTGATAGcattggaagagagaaaggggaggtcATTGAGGAAACCCCTGGCACAAGACGAAAGCCATCGGCGAAACCGTCACTGTGCCAGCAGAGGGCCCTTTGAAGTTGTCACGGACACCTGCCTGCTTCGGTCTCCTCCTGCATCTAACACGCGGTGGCAGGGCTTAAA GGTTCTAAAGTCAAAGATCTTGAGAGTCATAATGGCAGGAAAATCGTCGCTTTTTAAAGTGATTCTCCTTGGAGATGGTGGAGTTGGGAAGAGCTCTCTGATGAACAGATATGTGACCAATAAATTTGATACCCAGCTCTTCCATACAATAGGtgtggaatttttaaataaagatttggaGGTGGATGGACATTTTGTTACCATGCAGATTTGGGACACAGCCGGTCAAGAGCGATTCAGAAGCCTGAGGACGCCGTTTTACCGAGGTTCTGACTGTTGCCTGCTCACTTTTAGTGTCGATGATTCTCAAAGCTTCCAGAACTTGAGTAACTGGAAGAAAGAATTCATCTACTACGCAGACGTGAAAGAGCCCGAAAGCTTTCCTTTTGTGATTTTGGGTAACAAGATTGACATAAGCGAACGGCAGGTGTCCACCGAGGAAGCCCAAGCCTGGTGCAAGGACAACGGCGACTATCCTTACTTTGAAACAAGTGCAAAAGATGCCACGAATGTCGCGGCAGCCTTTGAGGAAGCAGTTCGAAGAGTGCTTGCTACCGAGGATAGGTCAGACCACCTGATCCAGACCGACACCGTCAGTCTGCACCGCAAGCCCAAGCCTAGCTCGTCCTGCTGTTGA
- the RAB9A gene encoding ras-related protein Rab-9A isoform X2 produces MAGKSSLFKVILLGDGGVGKSSLMNRYVTNKFDTQLFHTIGVEFLNKDLEVDGHFVTMQIWDTAGQERFRSLRTPFYRGSDCCLLTFSVDDSQSFQNLSNWKKEFIYYADVKEPESFPFVILGNKIDISERQVSTEEAQAWCKDNGDYPYFETSAKDATNVAAAFEEAVRRVLATEDRSDHLIQTDTVSLHRKPKPSSSCC; encoded by the coding sequence ATGGCAGGAAAATCGTCGCTTTTTAAAGTGATTCTCCTTGGAGATGGTGGAGTTGGGAAGAGCTCTCTGATGAACAGATATGTGACCAATAAATTTGATACCCAGCTCTTCCATACAATAGGtgtggaatttttaaataaagatttggaGGTGGATGGACATTTTGTTACCATGCAGATTTGGGACACAGCCGGTCAAGAGCGATTCAGAAGCCTGAGGACGCCGTTTTACCGAGGTTCTGACTGTTGCCTGCTCACTTTTAGTGTCGATGATTCTCAAAGCTTCCAGAACTTGAGTAACTGGAAGAAAGAATTCATCTACTACGCAGACGTGAAAGAGCCCGAAAGCTTTCCTTTTGTGATTTTGGGTAACAAGATTGACATAAGCGAACGGCAGGTGTCCACCGAGGAAGCCCAAGCCTGGTGCAAGGACAACGGCGACTATCCTTACTTTGAAACAAGTGCAAAAGATGCCACGAATGTCGCGGCAGCCTTTGAGGAAGCAGTTCGAAGAGTGCTTGCTACCGAGGATAGGTCAGACCACCTGATCCAGACCGACACCGTCAGTCTGCACCGCAAGCCCAAGCCTAGCTCGTCCTGCTGTTGA